One Deinococcus humi genomic window carries:
- a CDS encoding gluconeogenesis factor YvcK family protein — MSDPPLRGDRPLAPAERAGAVRRRAVQGGQHATRRARVWLAPGMGVKRWLALFMVCTLIGAVGFLHFTWTGPLHFVATRWILYLNALTEPGLVPLHITGMAVMGLALIGAFFSIAMLNRSILSGTGTVPGTAMDMIYERRNLSRGARIVAVGGGTGLSNLLSGLRLYTAHTTAIVTVSDDGGSSGRLRESLDMIAPGDLTDCYAALSDSPVMARLLLHRFSRGDGIEGHTFGNLMLATLSEEQGGLASAMQDIHEVLRIRGKVFPATTAPATLVAHLSDGRTVRGESKFAASVGNARILKVTLDPPNLPALPPVLDAIRDAEQIVLGPGSLFTSIIPALLVPGIAHAVRHSAAPLIYVASLMTEPGETDGLSLEDHIRAVTQHLGRTPDCVLVNNASLPPEVAERYAAAGAHLLDLNGASSDLIACAVVLPLLQPGQARHDPAALAQALLTQAPRRRMQH, encoded by the coding sequence ATGAGCGATCCTCCCCTGCGGGGTGATCGGCCCCTGGCCCCGGCAGAACGGGCAGGGGCAGTCCGCCGGCGGGCTGTTCAGGGCGGTCAGCACGCCACCCGCCGCGCCCGCGTATGGCTCGCGCCGGGCATGGGGGTCAAACGCTGGCTGGCGCTGTTCATGGTGTGCACGCTGATCGGCGCCGTGGGCTTCCTCCACTTCACCTGGACCGGACCGCTGCATTTTGTCGCCACGCGCTGGATCCTGTACCTGAATGCCCTGACCGAGCCGGGCCTGGTCCCACTGCACATTACCGGGATGGCCGTGATGGGGCTGGCGTTAATCGGGGCGTTTTTCAGCATCGCCATGCTCAACCGCTCCATCCTGAGCGGCACCGGCACGGTCCCCGGAACAGCCATGGACATGATCTACGAGCGGCGCAACCTGTCGCGCGGCGCCCGGATCGTGGCGGTGGGCGGCGGCACCGGGCTGTCGAACCTGCTGTCGGGCCTGCGGCTCTACACCGCCCACACCACCGCCATCGTGACCGTCTCTGACGACGGCGGCAGCAGCGGGCGGCTGCGCGAGTCGCTGGACATGATCGCCCCCGGCGACCTGACCGACTGCTACGCGGCCCTCAGCGACAGTCCGGTCATGGCCCGGCTACTCCTCCACCGCTTTTCACGCGGCGACGGCATCGAGGGCCACACCTTCGGCAACTTAATGCTCGCCACCCTCAGCGAGGAGCAGGGCGGGCTGGCCTCCGCCATGCAGGACATTCACGAGGTCCTACGCATTCGCGGGAAGGTGTTCCCGGCCACCACCGCCCCCGCCACGCTAGTGGCGCATCTCAGTGACGGGCGCACGGTGCGCGGCGAGAGCAAATTTGCCGCGTCGGTGGGCAACGCCCGCATTCTGAAGGTCACGCTGGACCCGCCGAATCTGCCGGCGCTACCCCCAGTGCTGGACGCCATCCGCGACGCCGAGCAGATCGTGCTGGGGCCGGGCAGCCTGTTCACCAGCATCATTCCTGCCCTGCTGGTCCCCGGGATCGCCCACGCCGTGCGTCATTCGGCGGCCCCGCTGATCTACGTCGCCAGCCTGATGACTGAACCCGGCGAGACCGACGGCCTGAGCCTGGAAGACCACATCCGGGCCGTGACCCAGCACCTGGGCCGCACCCCTGACTGCGTGCTGGTCAATAACGCGTCCCTGCCTCCCGAAGTTGCCGAGCGTTACGCAGCGGCTGGGGCCCACCTGCTGGACCTGAATGGAGCCAGCAGCGACCTGATCGCCTGCGCCGTGGTGCTGCCGCTACTGCAACCCGGTCAGGCCCGACATGATCCGGCCGCGCTGGCCCAGGCGCTGCTGACCCAGGCTCCGCGCCGCCGCATGCAGCATTAG